From Astyanax mexicanus isolate ESR-SI-001 chromosome 13, AstMex3_surface, whole genome shotgun sequence, the proteins below share one genomic window:
- the LOC107197146 gene encoding C4b-binding protein alpha chain isoform X3 → MLCNTFLLLLFLLKAVNIRGGTTAVPELLATQNPPESTTTSAQCQRPTLPANVILKADSYKEIYEKDSTAKLDCALGYTRATFVSRTIKCLGGIWTETEFRCKKKSCGALKDIPNGRYLITEGIEFGAKVKAECDLGYELYGSDTRVCSHNGWSGRDLECEVVKCTEVPTIENGKPEEEPYSQYEFGQSISYRCNKDFDMFGDSTITCSKYGLFQPAPPECLKISCARPEIPDATRTEGRSPYRYKSTVRYECNRGYKMNGEGYLVCQKDGWVPPPPNCTMVTCPTPPSISNGRINDPILNIYNYGQTVTYSCMEGFRLRGESRLSCIETGKFHPNPPTCVRTCPGPPVIANGEFDPVLVRYDTGQAVTYSCIKGFRLQGASKVSCSEEGTFKPNPPECVETCPTPPTISNGEFDPHLKQYDQGQKVTYSCPVGYRLNGFSTIICSKGGKYHPPPPTQCELHWGAIAIFTTTPLALLALGGALFLRNKKKSQSYSMSTFDMKPLSNKLF, encoded by the exons ATGCTGTGCAACACCTTCCTGTTACTCTTGTTTCTCCTTAAAGCTGTGAACATTAGAG gtgGCACAACTGCTGTCCCCGAACTCCTGGCGACCCAGAATCCACCAGAATCTACGACCACTTCAG CTCAATGCCAAAGACCCACTTTACCAGCTAACGTGATTCTGAAGGCTGACTCATACAAAGAGATATATGAAAAGGACTCCACTGCAAAGCTGGATTGTGCACTTGGCTATACACGAGCTACTTTTGTCAGCAGAACCATCAAATGCCTTGGAGGCATTTGGACAGAAACTGAATTTCGATGCAAAA aAAAGTCCTGTGGAGCTCTTAAAGATATCCCTAATGGGAGATATTTGATTACAGAAGGAATCGAGTTTGGAGCGAAAGTGAAGGCTGAATGTGACCTCGG CTATGAACTTTATGGATCTGACACTAGGGTTTGCAGTCATAATGGATGGAGTGGGAGAGACCTTGAGTGTGAAG tgGTGAAATGTACAGAAGTTCCCACCATAGAGAATGGAAAACCTGAAGAAGAACCATACAGCCAGTATGAATTTGGACAGTCAATTTCATACAGGTGTAATAAAGATTTTGATATGTTTGGAGACTCAACAATAACATGTTCAAAATATGGACTTTTTCAGCCGGCTCCTCCTGAGTGTTTAA aaatttCCTGTGCAAGGCCAGAGATTCCAGATGCAACAAGAACGGAAGGACGGTCCCCTTATAGATATAAATCTACTGTCCGATACGAGTGTAACCGTGGCTACAAAATGAATGGGGAAGGTTATCTAGTCTGTCAGAAAGATGGTTGGGTCCCACCCCCTCCAAACTGCACAA tggtgaCATGTCCAACACCTCCGTCTATAAGTAATGGACGAATTAATGATCCAATCCTGAATATATATAATTACGGACAAACAGTGACGTACTCCTGTATGGAAGGCTTTAGACTTCGAGGGGAATCGAGACTATCCTGCATAGAGACCGGAAAGTTTCATCCAAATCCTCCTACGTGTG TGAGGACGTGTCCAGGACCTCCTGTTATAGCTAATGGAGAATTTGATCCAGTCCTGGTGCGGTATGATACTGGACAGGCAGTGACGTACTCCTGTATAAAAGGGTTCAGACTTCAAGGAGCTTCAAAAGTATCCTGCTCTGAGGAAGGAACTTTTAAACCAAATCCTCCTGAGTGTG TGGAGACGTGTCCAACTCCTCCTACAATAAGTAATGGAGAATTTGATCCACACCTGAAGCAGTATGATCAGGGACAGAAAGTGACGTACTCTTGTCCAGTAGGCTACAGGCTTAATGGATTTTCAACAATAATCTGTTCTAAGGGTGGAAAatatcatcctcctcctcctactcAGTGTG AGCTCCATTGGGGCGCTATTGCCATCTTTACAACCACCCCACTCGCACTGTTGG CCTTAGGTGGGGCTCTGTTTTTGAGGAACAAGAAAAA ATCTCAGAGCTATTCCATGTCCACGTTCGACATGAAGCCActttcaaataaattattttga
- the LOC107197146 gene encoding complement component receptor 1-like protein isoform X1 translates to MLCNTFLLLLFLLKAVNIRGGTTAVPELLATQNPPESTTTSAQCQRPTLPANVILKADSYKEIYEKDSTAKLDCALGYTRATFVSRTIKCLGGIWTETEFRCKKKSCGALKDIPNGRYLITEGIEFGAKVKAECDLGYELYGSDTRVCSHNGWSGRDLECEVVKCTEVPTIENGKPEEEPYSQYEFGQSISYRCNKDFDMFGDSTITCSKYGLFQPAPPECLKISCARPEIPDATRTEGRSPYRYKSTVRYECNRGYKMNGEGYLVCQKDGWVPPPPNCTMVTCPKPSVFDNGYFSPDKELYKYEEKLTFSCKKGFRLEGASEIVCTVDEIFKPPPPRCVVVTCPTPPSISNGRINDPILNIYNYGQTVTYSCMEGFRLRGESRLSCIETGKFHPNPPTCVRTCPGPPVIANGEFDPVLVRYDTGQAVTYSCIKGFRLQGASKVSCSEEGTFKPNPPECVETCPTPPTISNGEFDPHLKQYDQGQKVTYSCPVGYRLNGFSTIICSKGGKYHPPPPTQCELHWGAIAIFTTTPLALLALGGALFLRNKKKSQSYSMSTFDMKPLSNKLF, encoded by the exons ATGCTGTGCAACACCTTCCTGTTACTCTTGTTTCTCCTTAAAGCTGTGAACATTAGAG gtgGCACAACTGCTGTCCCCGAACTCCTGGCGACCCAGAATCCACCAGAATCTACGACCACTTCAG CTCAATGCCAAAGACCCACTTTACCAGCTAACGTGATTCTGAAGGCTGACTCATACAAAGAGATATATGAAAAGGACTCCACTGCAAAGCTGGATTGTGCACTTGGCTATACACGAGCTACTTTTGTCAGCAGAACCATCAAATGCCTTGGAGGCATTTGGACAGAAACTGAATTTCGATGCAAAA aAAAGTCCTGTGGAGCTCTTAAAGATATCCCTAATGGGAGATATTTGATTACAGAAGGAATCGAGTTTGGAGCGAAAGTGAAGGCTGAATGTGACCTCGG CTATGAACTTTATGGATCTGACACTAGGGTTTGCAGTCATAATGGATGGAGTGGGAGAGACCTTGAGTGTGAAG tgGTGAAATGTACAGAAGTTCCCACCATAGAGAATGGAAAACCTGAAGAAGAACCATACAGCCAGTATGAATTTGGACAGTCAATTTCATACAGGTGTAATAAAGATTTTGATATGTTTGGAGACTCAACAATAACATGTTCAAAATATGGACTTTTTCAGCCGGCTCCTCCTGAGTGTTTAA aaatttCCTGTGCAAGGCCAGAGATTCCAGATGCAACAAGAACGGAAGGACGGTCCCCTTATAGATATAAATCTACTGTCCGATACGAGTGTAACCGTGGCTACAAAATGAATGGGGAAGGTTATCTAGTCTGTCAGAAAGATGGTTGGGTCCCACCCCCTCCAAACTGCACAA TGGTGACATGTCCAAAGCCCTCTGTCTTCGATAATGGATATTTCAGTCCAGATAAGGAGCTGTATAAATATGAGGAAAAATTGACGTTTTCTTGTAAGAAAGGCTTTAGACTTGAAGGAGCTTCAGAAATCGTCTGTACCGTGGATGAAATTTTTaaacctcctcctcctcgctgtgTGG tggtgaCATGTCCAACACCTCCGTCTATAAGTAATGGACGAATTAATGATCCAATCCTGAATATATATAATTACGGACAAACAGTGACGTACTCCTGTATGGAAGGCTTTAGACTTCGAGGGGAATCGAGACTATCCTGCATAGAGACCGGAAAGTTTCATCCAAATCCTCCTACGTGTG TGAGGACGTGTCCAGGACCTCCTGTTATAGCTAATGGAGAATTTGATCCAGTCCTGGTGCGGTATGATACTGGACAGGCAGTGACGTACTCCTGTATAAAAGGGTTCAGACTTCAAGGAGCTTCAAAAGTATCCTGCTCTGAGGAAGGAACTTTTAAACCAAATCCTCCTGAGTGTG TGGAGACGTGTCCAACTCCTCCTACAATAAGTAATGGAGAATTTGATCCACACCTGAAGCAGTATGATCAGGGACAGAAAGTGACGTACTCTTGTCCAGTAGGCTACAGGCTTAATGGATTTTCAACAATAATCTGTTCTAAGGGTGGAAAatatcatcctcctcctcctactcAGTGTG AGCTCCATTGGGGCGCTATTGCCATCTTTACAACCACCCCACTCGCACTGTTGG CCTTAGGTGGGGCTCTGTTTTTGAGGAACAAGAAAAA ATCTCAGAGCTATTCCATGTCCACGTTCGACATGAAGCCActttcaaataaattattttga
- the LOC107197146 gene encoding complement component receptor 1-like protein isoform X2, translated as MLCNTFLLLLFLLKAVNIRGGTTAVPELLATQNPPESTTTSAQCQRPTLPANVILKADSYKEIYEKDSTAKLDCALGYTRATFVSRTIKCLGGIWTETEFRCKKKSCGALKDIPNGRYLITEGIEFGAKVKAECDLGYELYGSDTRVCSHNGWSGRDLECEVVKCTEVPTIENGKPEEEPYSQYEFGQSISYRCNKDFDMFGDSTITCSKYGLFQPAPPECLKISCARPEIPDATRTEGRSPYRYKSTVRYECNRGYKMNGEGYLVCQKDGWVPPPPNCTMVTCPKPSVFDNGYFSPDKELYKYEEKLTFSCKKGFRLEGASEIVCTVDEIFKPPPPRCVVVTCPTPPSISNGRINDPILNIYNYGQTVTYSCMEGFRLRGESRLSCIETGKFHPNPPTCVRTCPGPPVIANGEFDPVLVRYDTGQAVTYSCIKGFRLQGASKVSCSEEGTFKPNPPECVETCPTPPTISNGEFDPHLKQYDQGQKVTYSCPVGYRLNGFSTIICSKGGKYHPPPPTQCELHWGAIAIFTTTPLALLALGGALFLRNKKNAGKVAVKTEEDGL; from the exons ATGCTGTGCAACACCTTCCTGTTACTCTTGTTTCTCCTTAAAGCTGTGAACATTAGAG gtgGCACAACTGCTGTCCCCGAACTCCTGGCGACCCAGAATCCACCAGAATCTACGACCACTTCAG CTCAATGCCAAAGACCCACTTTACCAGCTAACGTGATTCTGAAGGCTGACTCATACAAAGAGATATATGAAAAGGACTCCACTGCAAAGCTGGATTGTGCACTTGGCTATACACGAGCTACTTTTGTCAGCAGAACCATCAAATGCCTTGGAGGCATTTGGACAGAAACTGAATTTCGATGCAAAA aAAAGTCCTGTGGAGCTCTTAAAGATATCCCTAATGGGAGATATTTGATTACAGAAGGAATCGAGTTTGGAGCGAAAGTGAAGGCTGAATGTGACCTCGG CTATGAACTTTATGGATCTGACACTAGGGTTTGCAGTCATAATGGATGGAGTGGGAGAGACCTTGAGTGTGAAG tgGTGAAATGTACAGAAGTTCCCACCATAGAGAATGGAAAACCTGAAGAAGAACCATACAGCCAGTATGAATTTGGACAGTCAATTTCATACAGGTGTAATAAAGATTTTGATATGTTTGGAGACTCAACAATAACATGTTCAAAATATGGACTTTTTCAGCCGGCTCCTCCTGAGTGTTTAA aaatttCCTGTGCAAGGCCAGAGATTCCAGATGCAACAAGAACGGAAGGACGGTCCCCTTATAGATATAAATCTACTGTCCGATACGAGTGTAACCGTGGCTACAAAATGAATGGGGAAGGTTATCTAGTCTGTCAGAAAGATGGTTGGGTCCCACCCCCTCCAAACTGCACAA TGGTGACATGTCCAAAGCCCTCTGTCTTCGATAATGGATATTTCAGTCCAGATAAGGAGCTGTATAAATATGAGGAAAAATTGACGTTTTCTTGTAAGAAAGGCTTTAGACTTGAAGGAGCTTCAGAAATCGTCTGTACCGTGGATGAAATTTTTaaacctcctcctcctcgctgtgTGG tggtgaCATGTCCAACACCTCCGTCTATAAGTAATGGACGAATTAATGATCCAATCCTGAATATATATAATTACGGACAAACAGTGACGTACTCCTGTATGGAAGGCTTTAGACTTCGAGGGGAATCGAGACTATCCTGCATAGAGACCGGAAAGTTTCATCCAAATCCTCCTACGTGTG TGAGGACGTGTCCAGGACCTCCTGTTATAGCTAATGGAGAATTTGATCCAGTCCTGGTGCGGTATGATACTGGACAGGCAGTGACGTACTCCTGTATAAAAGGGTTCAGACTTCAAGGAGCTTCAAAAGTATCCTGCTCTGAGGAAGGAACTTTTAAACCAAATCCTCCTGAGTGTG TGGAGACGTGTCCAACTCCTCCTACAATAAGTAATGGAGAATTTGATCCACACCTGAAGCAGTATGATCAGGGACAGAAAGTGACGTACTCTTGTCCAGTAGGCTACAGGCTTAATGGATTTTCAACAATAATCTGTTCTAAGGGTGGAAAatatcatcctcctcctcctactcAGTGTG AGCTCCATTGGGGCGCTATTGCCATCTTTACAACCACCCCACTCGCACTGTTGG CCTTAGGTGGGGCTCTGTTTTTGAGGAACAAGAAAAA TGCTGGAAAGGTGGCAGTCAAAACTGAAGAGGATGGGTTATAG